The Thiorhodovibrio litoralis genome includes a window with the following:
- a CDS encoding beta strand repeat-containing protein, with amino-acid sequence MVDISVNWARIYFGNSDPYAEVNWDATKQVIITRDSGSTNFLGTWTDTNSGPKADETLRSVVGYAHSYTNRSLRVNWADGSGALDIEGSDVSDTMEGGSGEDTLSGFGGDDTLDGGAGDDSLTGGTGDDSLTGGTGDDSLTGGAGADTFVHNGAGDGLDTITDFNAAEDTLDIPSLNGWRWDGAAKTLTLNGEGFKFEGNTGLEDQAFKFTVRDGGLLWSNQTAAGWNDGTAHADLGVIYDRELIGFYAGDGNDALYDASSGGHNFYGQNGDDFLSGGSGENNIIGGAGNDTLTGGSGADRFWDTADGLAGDTITDFQADDTLTIQGEDLTSLNGTPAGDIDLGSGRTLHMTGVAGKAWSAIRAGSNTNITFDTTAPTLQSFARQSPTEPTTSADTLVFRATFDEGVTNVTADDFTIDGTTTATITHVSQGTDASVWDITVSGGDLAGLIGTVGLDLAAGQDITDIGGNALPGGEPVTDETYTLDNIPPAVPSMPDLDAASDTGLAHDDDHTNDTTPTLTGTAVAGVAVTLYSSIDRIVGTTTADEAGNWSITASALADGTHTFTATATDAVGNESAASAGLDVVVDGSGPVFTSSDAPSVVENTTDILTLSATDATGPVTFAITGGADQVLFTLDETTAALSFAAGQPYAHGGDNDRELQVTATDAFDQTTVQTITVTIVDTPNALPAFSSLDGTPTFTEGGTAVILDGDVTVSDTELDARNAGASNYAGASLTIARSGGAIADDTFSIESGGSLTVAGSTISAGGNAIADFDTTTTAGQVTVSFKDVNGTTPTTALVNEVMQAIQYKNTSDDPPASVDLDWTFKDGNTGPGDQGSGDAPGTGSGAVTVTISTVNQAPTLSATGDNPTFTEGGGGASLFSSANANAGEPGDSFAGLTLTVSNVTDGAAEILSIDGTDVALTDANSVTVAGGTAAVSLSGSTATVTVTGLDRTQVQFEALVNGLAYRNTSDDPTAASDRVVTITAVQDDGGKANGGADSTTTAIASTVTLTAVNDPPEVGSVFGETATLVAGAGAQNVALLDDATVSNPDSADYEGGSLTVTQDSGGANGSWGLDGTTATSGGEGTIAAGETIAVDGVSIGTVHATDDGQGGNTLQVSFTAGATSANIQTLLQALTYDAPALGGGG; translated from the coding sequence ATGGTTGATATTTCGGTTAATTGGGCACGCATTTATTTTGGAAACTCCGACCCCTATGCGGAGGTAAACTGGGATGCAACGAAGCAGGTCATCATCACCCGCGATAGCGGGAGCACAAACTTTCTGGGCACCTGGACCGACACAAACAGCGGGCCTAAAGCCGATGAAACGTTGAGGTCTGTCGTTGGTTATGCGCACTCATACACGAATAGAAGTCTTAGGGTGAATTGGGCCGATGGGTCGGGCGCGCTGGATATCGAAGGTAGCGATGTCTCTGATACGATGGAGGGCGGGTCCGGAGAAGACACCCTATCCGGATTTGGCGGCGATGACACCCTGGACGGCGGGGCCGGCGATGACTCCCTGACCGGTGGAACCGGCGATGACTCCCTGACCGGTGGAACCGGCGATGACTCCCTGACCGGCGGCGCCGGCGCCGACACCTTCGTCCACAACGGGGCGGGTGACGGCCTGGACACCATCACCGACTTCAATGCCGCCGAGGACACGCTCGATATTCCCTCCCTGAACGGCTGGCGCTGGGACGGCGCGGCAAAAACGCTGACGCTGAATGGCGAAGGGTTCAAGTTCGAGGGCAACACGGGCCTGGAGGATCAGGCCTTCAAATTCACGGTCCGCGACGGCGGCTTGTTGTGGTCAAACCAGACAGCGGCCGGGTGGAACGACGGGACCGCACACGCCGACCTGGGTGTTATTTATGATAGGGAGCTTATCGGTTTTTACGCGGGCGATGGCAACGACGCTCTTTACGATGCCTCCAGCGGTGGACACAATTTTTACGGCCAAAACGGCGACGATTTTCTCTCCGGCGGGTCCGGTGAGAACAACATTATCGGCGGCGCCGGCAACGACACGCTGACTGGCGGGTCCGGCGCCGACCGATTCTGGGACACGGCCGACGGCCTTGCCGGCGACACCATCACGGATTTCCAGGCCGATGATACCCTGACAATCCAGGGCGAGGACCTGACGTCCCTGAACGGCACGCCCGCCGGCGACATCGACCTGGGTAGCGGCCGCACCCTTCACATGACCGGCGTCGCGGGCAAAGCGTGGAGCGCCATTAGAGCCGGGTCCAACACCAATATCACCTTCGACACCACGGCCCCCACGCTGCAATCCTTCGCCCGCCAGAGCCCGACCGAGCCGACCACCAGCGCCGATACCCTGGTGTTCCGCGCCACGTTCGATGAAGGCGTGACCAATGTCACCGCCGACGACTTCACGATTGACGGCACCACCACCGCCACCATCACGCACGTCAGCCAGGGCACGGACGCCAGCGTGTGGGACATCACCGTCTCTGGCGGTGACCTGGCTGGGCTAATCGGCACGGTCGGGCTGGATCTGGCGGCCGGTCAGGACATCACCGACATCGGGGGCAACGCCCTGCCGGGTGGTGAGCCGGTCACGGATGAGACCTACACTCTCGACAACATACCGCCGGCCGTGCCCTCGATGCCCGATCTGGACGCCGCCAGCGACACCGGCTTGGCCCATGACGACGACCACACCAACGACACCACGCCGACCCTGACCGGCACCGCCGTGGCGGGGGTTGCCGTCACGCTCTATAGCAGCATCGACCGCATCGTTGGCACAACGACCGCCGACGAGGCCGGGAATTGGTCGATCACCGCCAGTGCCCTTGCAGACGGCACGCACACCTTCACCGCAACGGCCACGGACGCGGTGGGGAACGAATCTGCGGCGTCGGCCGGTCTGGACGTTGTGGTGGACGGCTCCGGGCCGGTTTTCACGTCCAGCGACGCGCCCTCGGTCGTCGAGAACACGACCGACATTCTCACTCTCAGCGCCACCGATGCCACCGGTCCCGTCACCTTTGCCATCACCGGCGGCGCGGATCAGGTGCTATTTACGCTGGACGAGACCACGGCGGCCCTGTCCTTCGCCGCCGGCCAGCCCTACGCGCACGGCGGCGACAATGACCGGGAGTTGCAGGTCACCGCCACCGACGCCTTCGACCAGACCACGGTCCAGACCATCACGGTCACCATTGTTGATACGCCGAACGCGCTGCCCGCTTTCTCCAGCCTAGACGGCACGCCGACGTTCACCGAGGGCGGGACCGCCGTCATTCTGGACGGCGACGTCACCGTCAGCGACACGGAACTGGATGCCCGCAATGCCGGCGCTAGCAACTACGCGGGCGCCAGCCTGACCATCGCACGCAGCGGCGGCGCCATCGCCGACGACACCTTTTCGATTGAGAGTGGCGGCAGCCTGACCGTCGCCGGCAGCACCATCAGCGCGGGCGGCAATGCCATCGCGGATTTCGACACCACGACGACCGCCGGGCAGGTCACGGTTTCCTTCAAGGACGTCAACGGCACCACGCCCACCACGGCGCTGGTCAACGAGGTCATGCAGGCGATCCAGTACAAAAACACCAGCGACGATCCGCCGGCCAGCGTGGACCTGGACTGGACGTTCAAGGACGGCAACACGGGCCCCGGCGACCAGGGCTCGGGCGACGCACCGGGCACCGGAAGCGGGGCCGTGACGGTGACGATCTCCACCGTCAACCAGGCCCCCACCCTGAGCGCGACCGGCGATAACCCCACCTTTACCGAAGGCGGGGGCGGCGCCAGCCTGTTCAGCAGCGCCAACGCGAATGCGGGGGAGCCCGGGGACAGCTTCGCCGGACTGACCCTGACGGTCAGTAACGTCACCGACGGCGCCGCCGAGATCCTGTCCATCGACGGCACCGACGTGGCCCTGACCGACGCCAACAGCGTGACCGTGGCCGGCGGCACGGCGGCGGTCAGCCTGTCGGGCAGCACGGCGACGGTGACGGTGACCGGACTGGACCGCACCCAGGTCCAGTTCGAGGCCCTGGTTAACGGCCTTGCCTACCGCAACACCAGCGACGACCCGACCGCCGCTTCGGATCGCGTGGTGACCATCACCGCCGTTCAGGACGACGGCGGTAAGGCCAACGGCGGCGCGGATTCGACGACCACCGCCATCGCCTCGACCGTCACCCTGACGGCCGTCAACGACCCGCCGGAGGTGGGCAGCGTGTTCGGTGAGACCGCGACCCTGGTCGCGGGGGCCGGCGCGCAAAACGTGGCGCTGCTCGACGATGCCACCGTCAGTAACCCGGACTCCGCCGATTACGAAGGGGGCAGCCTGACCGTCACTCAGGACAGCGGCGGCGCGAATGGGTCATGGGGGCTGGACGGCACAACCGCGACATCGGGCGGCGAAGGAACCATCGCCGCTGGCGAGACCATCGCAGTCGACGGTGTGTCCATTGGCACGGTGCATGCCACCGATGACGGGCAAGGCGGCAATACCCTCCAGGTTTCCTTCACCGCCGGGGCGACGTCCGCGAACATCCAGACGCTGCTTCAGGCGCTGACCTACGACGCGCCAGCACTAGGGGGGGGCGGGTGA
- a CDS encoding DUF4347 domain-containing protein, with translation MNKQLDFNKFAQDLSAKAGLPPEVTVSEPSSAAEILFIDAAVPDAEQLASGVRDGVEVVWLSADQPALAQIAGHLADRDGLGAIHIVSHGSAGRLNFGGL, from the coding sequence ATGAACAAGCAACTGGATTTCAACAAATTTGCCCAGGATTTGTCGGCAAAGGCAGGCCTTCCGCCCGAGGTGACAGTTTCCGAGCCATCTTCCGCGGCGGAAATTCTGTTTATCGATGCCGCCGTTCCGGATGCCGAGCAACTGGCTTCCGGCGTCAGGGATGGCGTCGAGGTGGTCTGGCTGTCCGCCGATCAACCGGCCTTGGCGCAGATCGCTGGGCACCTCGCGGACCGCGACGGACTCGGCGCCATCCACATTGTCTCCCATGGCAGTGCCGGCAGGCTGAATTTTGGAGGGCTGTAA
- a CDS encoding DUF2202 domain-containing protein, protein MQHRRFLTTLGLSVALVTTPLWAGMGAGGQGAGHGAGQGGGPGAGAGLGDCDPTTCLAALPYEDVDAIEESHLVFMREEEKMARDLYLTFAELWGLPQFANVALAEQQHMESVKLLMDKYAIVDPIVQDERGVFTNPDLQALYNDLLSQGQASATEALRVAALVEEVDIADLDSALAEIDNQDLTQMFSNLQRGSRNHLRAFAGAIEALGTAYTAQWLDQESVNAILDTPMERGGQGAGQGQGQGAGQGQGGGGQGQGAGQGMGAGPGRGDF, encoded by the coding sequence ATGCAACATCGTCGTTTTCTCACTACTCTGGGTCTGTCCGTTGCGTTGGTTACCACGCCGCTGTGGGCTGGAATGGGCGCTGGTGGTCAGGGAGCCGGCCACGGAGCTGGACAGGGAGGCGGCCCCGGTGCTGGCGCTGGCTTGGGGGACTGCGATCCCACGACCTGCCTGGCGGCCTTGCCCTATGAAGACGTCGATGCGATCGAAGAGTCGCACCTGGTGTTTATGCGCGAAGAGGAAAAGATGGCGCGCGATCTCTATCTCACCTTTGCCGAGCTCTGGGGCTTGCCGCAATTCGCTAATGTTGCGCTAGCCGAGCAGCAGCACATGGAGTCGGTGAAGTTGCTGATGGACAAATACGCCATCGTTGATCCGATTGTTCAGGATGAGCGCGGTGTTTTCACCAACCCCGATCTGCAAGCGCTCTATAACGACCTGCTCAGTCAGGGACAGGCGAGCGCGACAGAAGCACTGCGGGTGGCGGCGCTGGTCGAGGAAGTCGATATCGCCGATCTGGATTCCGCGCTGGCCGAGATCGACAACCAGGATCTGACCCAGATGTTCAGCAACTTGCAGCGCGGCTCACGCAATCATCTGCGCGCCTTTGCCGGCGCCATCGAGGCACTCGGCACCGCCTACACGGCCCAGTGGCTTGACCAGGAAAGCGTCAATGCGATCCTCGATACTCCGATGGAGCGCGGTGGCCAAGGTGCCGGCCAGGGTCAAGGCCAAGGAGCCGGTCAAGGCCAAGGTGGCGGCGGTCAAGGCCAGGGCGCTGGCCAGGGCATGGGCGCAGGTCCTGGACGCGGCGATTTCTAA